One window of Chionomys nivalis chromosome 10, mChiNiv1.1, whole genome shotgun sequence genomic DNA carries:
- the Arl4a gene encoding ADP-ribosylation factor-like protein 4A — translation MGNGLSDQTSILSSLPSFQSFHIVILGLDCAGKTTVLYRLQFNEFVNTVPTKGFNTEKIKVTLGNSKTVTFHFWDVGGQEKLRPLWKSYTRCTDGIVFVVDSVDVERMEEAKTELHKITRISENQGVPVLIVANKQDLRNSLSLSEIEKLLAMGELSSSTPWHLQPTCAIIGDGLKEGLEKLHDMIIKRRKMLRQQKKKR, via the coding sequence ATGGGGAATGGACTGTCAGACCAGACTTCCAtcctgtccagcctgccctccttTCAGTCTTTTCATATTGTTATTCTGGGTTTGGACTGCGCTGGGAAGACGACAGTTTTGTACAGGCTGCAGTTCAATGAGTTTGTAAATACCGTACCTACCAAAGGATTTAACACGGAGAAAATTAAAGTAACCTTGGGCAATTCCAAGACAGTCACTTTTCACTTCTGGGACGTAGGTGGTCAAGAGAAGTTAAGGCCACTGTGGAAGTCATATACCCGATGCACAGATGGCATCGTGTTCGTGGTGGACTCTGTCGATGTGGAGCGAATGGAAGAAGCCAAAACGGAACTTCATAAAATAACTAGGATATCAGAAAATCAGGGGGTCCCTGTGCTTATAGTCGCTAACAAGCAAGACCTGAGGAACTCGCTGTCTCTCTCAGAAATTGAGAAATTGTTAGCAATGGGGGAACTGAGCTCATCGACCCCGTGGCACCTGCAGCCCACCTGTGCAATCATAGGAGACGGACTAAAGGAAGGACTTGAGAAACTACACGATATgataattaaaagaagaaaaatgttgcggcaacagaaaaagaagagatga